In a genomic window of Salvelinus fontinalis isolate EN_2023a chromosome 7, ASM2944872v1, whole genome shotgun sequence:
- the LOC129859667 gene encoding ras-related protein Rab-9A-like isoform X1 yields the protein MRNGSSSASQTISPSQLLHQPFSPGPSPAMTAKSSLLKVILLGDGGVGKSSLMNRYVTNKFDTHLFHTIGVEFLNKELEVDGRTVTLQIWDTAGQERFRSLRTPFYRGSDCCLLTFSMDDNQSFHNLNNWKKEFAYYADVKEPEKFPFVILGNKLDVPERQVSGEDARQWCRENGGHPYFETSAKDSTNVAAAFEEAVRRVLAQEERGEHLIPTDTVDLHRKPRSGASCC from the exons ATGCGTAACG GTAGCAGCAGCGCTTCCCAGACCATCTCCCCCAGCCAGCTACTCCACCAACCCTTCAGCCCAGGCCCAAGCCCAGCCATGACAGCCAAGTCATCCCTGCTCAAGGTGATCCTCCTGGGGGACGGCGGCGTGGGCAAGTCCTCCCTCATGAACCGCTACGTCACCAACAAGTTTGACACGCATCTCTTCCACACCATTGGCGTGGAGTTCCTAAACAAGGAGCTGGAGGTGGACGGGCGCACCGTGACGCTCCAAATCTGGGACACGGCGGGCCAGGAGCGCTTCCGCTCGCTCCGGACACCTTTCTACCGTGGTTCCGACTGTTGTCTCCTAACCTTCAGCATGGATGACAACCAGAGCTTCCACAATCTCAACAACTGGAAGAAGGAGTTTGCCTACTACGCTGATGTCAAGGAACCCGAGAAGTTCCCGTTCGTGATCCTGGGTAATAAGTTGGATGTGCCAGAGAGGCAGGTTTCGGGCGAGGACGCCCGCCAGTGGTGCCGCGAGAACGGCGGCCATCCGTACTTTGAGACGAGCGCCAAGGACTCGACCAACGTGGCGGCGGCGTTTGAGGAGGCGGTGAGGAGGGTGCTGGCGCAGGAGGAAAGGGGGGAGCACCTCATCCCCACGGACACAGTGGACCTGCACAGGAAGCCGCGCTCTGGCGCCTCTTGCTGCTGA
- the LOC129859667 gene encoding ras-related protein Rab-9A-like isoform X2 gives MTAKSSLLKVILLGDGGVGKSSLMNRYVTNKFDTHLFHTIGVEFLNKELEVDGRTVTLQIWDTAGQERFRSLRTPFYRGSDCCLLTFSMDDNQSFHNLNNWKKEFAYYADVKEPEKFPFVILGNKLDVPERQVSGEDARQWCRENGGHPYFETSAKDSTNVAAAFEEAVRRVLAQEERGEHLIPTDTVDLHRKPRSGASCC, from the coding sequence ATGACAGCCAAGTCATCCCTGCTCAAGGTGATCCTCCTGGGGGACGGCGGCGTGGGCAAGTCCTCCCTCATGAACCGCTACGTCACCAACAAGTTTGACACGCATCTCTTCCACACCATTGGCGTGGAGTTCCTAAACAAGGAGCTGGAGGTGGACGGGCGCACCGTGACGCTCCAAATCTGGGACACGGCGGGCCAGGAGCGCTTCCGCTCGCTCCGGACACCTTTCTACCGTGGTTCCGACTGTTGTCTCCTAACCTTCAGCATGGATGACAACCAGAGCTTCCACAATCTCAACAACTGGAAGAAGGAGTTTGCCTACTACGCTGATGTCAAGGAACCCGAGAAGTTCCCGTTCGTGATCCTGGGTAATAAGTTGGATGTGCCAGAGAGGCAGGTTTCGGGCGAGGACGCCCGCCAGTGGTGCCGCGAGAACGGCGGCCATCCGTACTTTGAGACGAGCGCCAAGGACTCGACCAACGTGGCGGCGGCGTTTGAGGAGGCGGTGAGGAGGGTGCTGGCGCAGGAGGAAAGGGGGGAGCACCTCATCCCCACGGACACAGTGGACCTGCACAGGAAGCCGCGCTCTGGCGCCTCTTGCTGCTGA
- the LOC129859664 gene encoding neuronal membrane glycoprotein M6-b-like isoform X1 — MDGTKPAMESATEENQEEREEGKGCFECCIKCLGGVPYASLVATILCFSGVALFCGCGHVALTGTLTMLENHFSQITTDHATLTIVIQTMQYVIYGIASFFFVYGIILLAEGFYTTSAVKKELQSQFKTTACGRCITATFVFLTYILALAFLGIFGFSAIPVFLFYNMWTTCAAMKSPMANITDPDSICVDVRQYGIIPWNATPGKACGSTLGDICSTSEFYLSFHLYIVACAGAGATLIALIHYLMILSANWAYLRSSCNQNEYQDIKTKDDDAEEGGSKEGLNSSYS, encoded by the exons gTTGCTTCGAATGCTGCATCAAGTGTCTGGGCGGCGTGCCCTACGCCTCCCTGGTGGCCACCATCCTCTGTTTCTCGGGCGTGGCTCTGTTCTGCGGGTGTGGTCATGTGGCGCTGACCGGCACACTGACCATGCTGGAGAACCACTTCTCCCAGATCACCACTGACCACGCCACCCTCACCATCGt GATCCAGACCATGCAGTACGTCATCTATGGCATCGCCTCCTTCTTCTTTGTTTATGGGATCATCCTGCTGGCTGAGGGCTTCTACACCACCAGCGCCGTCAAGAAGGAGCTGCAGAGCCAGTTCAAGACCACCGCGTGTGGCCGCTGCATCACAGCCACG tTTGTGTTCCTTACATATATCCTGGCCCTGGCCTTCCTGGGGATCTTTGGCTTCTCAGCCATCCCAGTCTTCCTCTTCTACAACATGTGGACTACCTGTGCTGCCATGAAGTCCCCCATGGCCAACATCACTGATCCGGACTCCATCTGTGTGGATGTCAGGCAGTACG GTATTATTCCATGGAACGCGACACCCGGCAAAGCCTGCGGATCTACACTAGGAGACATCTGTAGCACCAGCGAG TTCTACCTGTCTTTCCACCTGTACATTGTTGCGTGTGCTGGGGCAGGCGCCACCCTCATTGCATTG atcCACTATCTGATGATCCTGTCGGCGAACTGGGCCTACCTGAGGAGCTCCTGCAACCAGAACGAGTACCAGGACATCAAGACAAAGGACGACGACGCGGAGGAGGGTGGCTCCAAGGAGGGTCTCAACTCCTCTTACTCATAA
- the LOC129859664 gene encoding neuronal membrane glycoprotein M6-b-like isoform X3 codes for MGCFECCIKCLGGVPYASLVATILCFSGVALFCGCGHVALTGTLTMLENHFSQITTDHATLTIVIQTMQYVIYGIASFFFVYGIILLAEGFYTTSAVKKELQSQFKTTACGRCITATFVFLTYILALAFLGIFGFSAIPVFLFYNMWTTCAAMKSPMANITDPDSICVDVRQYGIIPWNATPGKACGSTLGDICSTSEFYLSFHLYIVACAGAGATLIALIHYLMILSANWAYLRSSCNQNEYQDIKTKDDDAEEGGSKEGLNSSYS; via the exons gTTGCTTCGAATGCTGCATCAAGTGTCTGGGCGGCGTGCCCTACGCCTCCCTGGTGGCCACCATCCTCTGTTTCTCGGGCGTGGCTCTGTTCTGCGGGTGTGGTCATGTGGCGCTGACCGGCACACTGACCATGCTGGAGAACCACTTCTCCCAGATCACCACTGACCACGCCACCCTCACCATCGt GATCCAGACCATGCAGTACGTCATCTATGGCATCGCCTCCTTCTTCTTTGTTTATGGGATCATCCTGCTGGCTGAGGGCTTCTACACCACCAGCGCCGTCAAGAAGGAGCTGCAGAGCCAGTTCAAGACCACCGCGTGTGGCCGCTGCATCACAGCCACG tTTGTGTTCCTTACATATATCCTGGCCCTGGCCTTCCTGGGGATCTTTGGCTTCTCAGCCATCCCAGTCTTCCTCTTCTACAACATGTGGACTACCTGTGCTGCCATGAAGTCCCCCATGGCCAACATCACTGATCCGGACTCCATCTGTGTGGATGTCAGGCAGTACG GTATTATTCCATGGAACGCGACACCCGGCAAAGCCTGCGGATCTACACTAGGAGACATCTGTAGCACCAGCGAG TTCTACCTGTCTTTCCACCTGTACATTGTTGCGTGTGCTGGGGCAGGCGCCACCCTCATTGCATTG atcCACTATCTGATGATCCTGTCGGCGAACTGGGCCTACCTGAGGAGCTCCTGCAACCAGAACGAGTACCAGGACATCAAGACAAAGGACGACGACGCGGAGGAGGGTGGCTCCAAGGAGGGTCTCAACTCCTCTTACTCATAA
- the LOC129859664 gene encoding neuronal membrane glycoprotein M6-b-like isoform X2 — protein sequence MDGTKPAMESATEENQEEREEGKGCFECCIKCLGGVPYASLVATILCFSGVALFCGCGHVALTGTLTMLENHFSQITTDHATLTIVIQTMQYVIYGIASFFFVYGIILLAEGFYTTSAVKKELQSQFKTTACGRCITATFVFLTYILALAFLGIFGFSAIPVFLFYNMWTTCAAMKSPMANITDPDSICVDVRQYGIIPWNATPGKACGSTLGDICSTSEFYLSFHLYIVACAGAGATLIALLIYMMATTYNYAVLKFMSHGNRRSTKFSESY from the exons gTTGCTTCGAATGCTGCATCAAGTGTCTGGGCGGCGTGCCCTACGCCTCCCTGGTGGCCACCATCCTCTGTTTCTCGGGCGTGGCTCTGTTCTGCGGGTGTGGTCATGTGGCGCTGACCGGCACACTGACCATGCTGGAGAACCACTTCTCCCAGATCACCACTGACCACGCCACCCTCACCATCGt GATCCAGACCATGCAGTACGTCATCTATGGCATCGCCTCCTTCTTCTTTGTTTATGGGATCATCCTGCTGGCTGAGGGCTTCTACACCACCAGCGCCGTCAAGAAGGAGCTGCAGAGCCAGTTCAAGACCACCGCGTGTGGCCGCTGCATCACAGCCACG tTTGTGTTCCTTACATATATCCTGGCCCTGGCCTTCCTGGGGATCTTTGGCTTCTCAGCCATCCCAGTCTTCCTCTTCTACAACATGTGGACTACCTGTGCTGCCATGAAGTCCCCCATGGCCAACATCACTGATCCGGACTCCATCTGTGTGGATGTCAGGCAGTACG GTATTATTCCATGGAACGCGACACCCGGCAAAGCCTGCGGATCTACACTAGGAGACATCTGTAGCACCAGCGAG TTCTACCTGTCTTTCCACCTGTACATTGTTGCGTGTGCTGGGGCAGGCGCCACCCTCATTGCATTG CTGATCTACATGATGGCCACCACGTATAACTATGCTGTTCTCAAGTTTATGAGCCACGGCAACCGCCGCTCCACAAAGTTCTCAGAGTCATATTag